From a region of the Phaseolus vulgaris cultivar G19833 chromosome 6, P. vulgaris v2.0, whole genome shotgun sequence genome:
- the LOC137831181 gene encoding cytochrome P450 83B1-like, translating to MDQHMLPILLAFSILLLFLFRKHKRSKKQTLPPGPRGLPFIGNLNLLESSTLSLKLYELSKKYGHIFSLQLGSRAAIVVSSPKLAKEVMKTHDLEFCGRPSLISSMKLSYNGLDMVFSPYRDYWRHTRKISIIHFLSLKRVLMFSSVRKDEVTLLVKKITQHASCSKVTDLHPLLTCLTSAIVCRTALGRRYEEEGIEMSMFHGLLKEAQELVSSTFYTDYIPLVGGVIDKLSGLMGRLEKMFNVLDTFYQNVIDEHLDPGRKNLTDEEDIIDALLQLKNDPSFSMDLTPAHIKPLMMNVILAGSDTIAAAVVWAMTALMKNPRVMKKAQEEIRNVFGGKDMIEEEEIEKLPYLKAVIKETLRLYPPVPLLVQRETIKECSIEGYEIPEKTLVYVNAWAVHRDPETWNDPEEFYPERFLDSKVDFRGYDMELIPFGAGRRVCPGIHMGIITMELVLANLLYSFDWELSEGITREDIDTDMLPGIVQHKKTPLCLVPKMHA from the exons ATGGACCAACATATGTTACCTATTCTTTTAGCTTTTTCCATCTTGCTACTATTCTTGTTTCGAAAACACAAAAGATCTAAGAAGCAAACCTTACCACCAGGTCCTAGAGGCCTTCCCTTCATTGGAAATCTTAATCTACTTGAGAGTTCTACTCTCTCCTTAAAACTCTATGAACTATCCAAAAAATATGGTCACATCTTTTCCCTTCAACTGGGTTCAAGGGCAGCCATTGTTGTTTCCTCTCCAAAACTAGCCAAGGAGGTGATGAAAACACATGACCTTGAGTTCTGTGGCAGACCTTCTCTCATAAGCTCCATGAAGTTATCATATAATGGCTTAGACATGGTATTTTCACCCTATAGAGATTATTGGAGACACACCAGAAAAATATCCATCATCCATTTCCTTAGCCTCAAGCGTGTCTTGATGTTTTCCTCAGTAAGAAAAGATGAGGTTACCCTATTGGTCAAAAAGATCACGCAACATGCTTCTTGTTCCAAGGTTACAGACTTGCATCCGTTGCTAACGTGTCTAACCTCTGCTATAGTGTGCAGAACTGCTTTAGGCAGAAGGTATGAAGAGGAAGGGATCGAGATGAGCATGTTCCATGGCTTGCTTAAAGAAGCACAGGAACTGGTATCTTCCACCTTCTACACAGATTATATTCCCTTGGTTGGGGGAGTGATTGATAAACTCAGTGGACTGATGGGTCGTCTCGAGAAGATGTTCAATGTGTTGGATACGTTTTATCAGAATGTTATTGATGAACACCTTGATCCTGGAAGAAAGAACCTTACAGATGAAGAGGATATCATCGATGCCTTGCTTCAATTGAAGAATGATCCTTCCTTCTCAATGGATCTCACTCCTGCTCACATCAAACCCTTGATGATG AATGTAATTTTAGCAGGGTCAGATACCATTGCAGCAGCAGTAGTGTGGGCCATGACAGCACTAATGAAGAACCCTAGAGTGATGAAGAAGGCACAAGAGGAGATTAGAAATGTGTTTGGAGGGAAAGATATGATAGAGGAAGAGGAAATTGAAAAGCTTCCTTATCTGAAGGCTGTTATAAAAGAAACACTGAGATTGTACCCTCCAGTGCCTCTACTTGTACAAAGGGAAACGATAAAAGAGTGTAGCATTGAAGGGTACGAAATTCCAGAGAAGACATTGGTGTATGTGAATGCTTGGGCAGTGCATAGAGACCCAGAAACATGGAACGATCCAGAAGAGTTTTATCCTGAGAGGTTCCTTGACAGCAAAGTAGATTTTAGAGGGTATGATATGGAGCTGATTCCATTTGGTGCTGGGAGAAGGGTTTGCCCTGGCATACACATGGGGATCATCACAATGGAGCTTGTGCTTGCTAATCTTCTCTATTCATTTGATTGGGAACTGTCTGAAGGAATCACCAGGGAAGACATTGACACTGATATGCTTCCAGGAATCGTCCAACACAAGAAAACTCCTCTCTGCCTTGTTCCTAAGATGCATGCGTGA